The following coding sequences are from one Geodermatophilus normandii window:
- a CDS encoding nitrilase-related carbon-nitrogen hydrolase, with the protein MRFGVVQHDIVWEDREANYARLAPQMARAAAAGAEFVLLSETFSTGFSMTPGIGEPEDGPSASFLRAQAAEHGVWVAGTCPEVAPGADLPYNAFVLAGPDGTVHRYRKLHPFTHGGEAERFRAGEGPVTVTIGGLRVTPFVCYDLRFADVFWAAAQDTDVYVVTANWPSARRHHWTTLLRARAIENQAYVVACNRVGTGGDGLHHAGDSRVVDPMGEVLAAAAGGETLVLADVDAAEVTATRERFAFLADRRG; encoded by the coding sequence ATGAGGTTCGGCGTGGTGCAGCACGACATCGTCTGGGAGGACCGGGAGGCGAACTACGCCCGGCTGGCGCCCCAGATGGCCCGCGCGGCCGCCGCCGGCGCGGAGTTCGTGCTGCTCAGCGAGACGTTCTCCACCGGCTTCTCCATGACCCCCGGCATCGGCGAGCCCGAGGACGGCCCCTCGGCGTCCTTCCTGCGGGCGCAGGCCGCCGAGCACGGCGTGTGGGTGGCCGGCACCTGCCCGGAGGTCGCGCCCGGGGCGGACCTGCCCTACAACGCCTTCGTCCTCGCCGGCCCCGACGGCACGGTGCACCGCTACCGCAAGCTGCACCCGTTCACCCACGGCGGCGAGGCCGAGCGCTTCCGCGCCGGTGAGGGCCCGGTGACGGTGACCATCGGCGGGCTCCGGGTCACCCCGTTCGTCTGCTACGACCTGCGCTTCGCCGACGTGTTCTGGGCGGCCGCGCAGGACACCGACGTCTACGTGGTGACGGCGAACTGGCCCTCGGCGCGCCGGCACCACTGGACGACGCTGCTGCGGGCACGCGCCATCGAGAACCAGGCCTACGTGGTGGCCTGCAACCGCGTGGGCACCGGCGGCGACGGCCTGCACCACGCCGGCGACAGCCGGGTGGTCGACCCGATGGGCGAGGTGCTGGCCGCCGCGGCGGGTGGCGAGACGCTCGTGCTCGCCGACGTCGACGCCGCCGAGGTCACCGCCACCCGCGAGCGGTTCGCCTTCCTGGCCGACCGGCGCGGCTAA
- a CDS encoding pyridoxal phosphate-dependent aminotransferase — protein sequence MSRAPYLAGRLQGFGTTVFAEMSALAVATGSINLGQGFPDTPGPAEVLDVARAAIGTMADQYPPGPGTPELRTAIAAHVERFRGLTYDPDTEVLVTAGATEALSAAMLALVEPGDEVVVFEPVYDSYAAAVAMAGGVLRPVPLTPPPADTEGAVWTFDPADLRAAVTPRAKLLLLNTPHNPTGKVFSRDELDLVAEVVLATGLLLVTDEVYEHLVFDGATHVPPATLPGLRDRTLVVGSGGKTFSTTGWKVGWTCGPAPLVAAVRTAKQFLTYVNAGPFQPAVAAGLALPDAYFTGIARDLQRRRDVLVAGLRAAGLPTISPEATYFATVDVRGVQPDGDGLAFCRALPERAGVVAVPAGVFWTAGHAHLGRHLVRFAFCKRDEVLDEAVGRLGRMSA from the coding sequence GTGAGCCGGGCGCCGTACCTGGCCGGCCGGCTGCAGGGCTTCGGGACGACGGTCTTCGCCGAGATGAGCGCGCTGGCGGTGGCCACCGGGTCGATCAACCTCGGCCAGGGCTTCCCCGACACCCCCGGTCCGGCGGAGGTCCTCGACGTCGCCCGCGCCGCCATCGGCACGATGGCCGACCAGTACCCGCCCGGCCCGGGCACACCGGAGCTGCGGACGGCGATCGCGGCCCACGTCGAGCGCTTCCGCGGCCTGACCTACGACCCGGACACCGAGGTGCTGGTCACCGCCGGCGCCACCGAGGCCCTCAGCGCCGCGATGCTGGCGCTGGTCGAGCCCGGTGACGAGGTCGTCGTCTTCGAGCCGGTCTACGACAGCTACGCCGCGGCCGTGGCGATGGCCGGCGGCGTGCTCCGCCCGGTGCCGCTCACCCCGCCACCGGCCGACACCGAGGGCGCGGTCTGGACTTTCGACCCCGCCGACCTGCGCGCCGCCGTCACCCCGCGGGCGAAGCTCCTGCTGCTCAACACCCCGCACAACCCGACCGGGAAGGTCTTCAGCCGCGACGAGCTCGACCTGGTCGCCGAGGTGGTCCTCGCGACCGGCCTGCTGCTGGTCACCGACGAGGTCTACGAGCACCTGGTGTTCGACGGTGCCACCCACGTCCCGCCGGCCACGCTGCCCGGGCTGCGCGACCGGACGCTGGTGGTCGGCAGCGGCGGCAAGACGTTCAGCACCACCGGCTGGAAGGTCGGCTGGACCTGCGGGCCCGCGCCGCTGGTGGCCGCCGTCCGCACCGCCAAGCAGTTCCTCACCTACGTCAACGCCGGGCCGTTCCAGCCGGCGGTCGCCGCGGGCCTGGCCCTGCCGGACGCGTACTTCACGGGGATCGCCCGCGACCTGCAGCGGCGCCGCGACGTCCTGGTGGCGGGACTGCGCGCGGCCGGCCTGCCGACGATCAGCCCGGAGGCCACCTACTTCGCCACGGTCGACGTCCGCGGCGTGCAGCCCGACGGCGACGGCCTCGCCTTCTGCCGCGCGCTGCCCGAGCGGGCGGGCGTGGTGGCGGTGCCGGCCGGGGTCTTCTGGACGGCCGGCCACGCGCACCTGGGCCGGCACCTGGTGCGGTTCGCCTTCTGCAAGCGCGACGAGGTGCTCGACGAGGCGGTCGGCCGGCTGGGCAGGATGTCGGCATGA
- a CDS encoding RNB domain-containing ribonuclease, whose translation MTAAAGSTWNEDRVPLAVPRWPEAAPAGPDFAAIRAEFDVPGDFPPEVLAEAERVAAALPLPDLDATDLPLVTVDPPGSRDLDQAVHLARDGGGYVVSYAIADVGAVVALGGALDAEARRRGQTLYSPDRRTPLHPPVLSEGAASLLPGEVRAAALWTVRLDADGGVRAVDLRRARVRSRARLAYPDVQAQADAGTLPDAIALLPEVGRLLEQGAADRGAIELGTPEQQVVRGPDGGWTLVARADLPVEGWNAQVSLLTGRVAARLMLDGGVGVLRTLPPARPEDVARLRRLAPALGVDWPAGTGAGRVLAGLDVADPRHAAFLEEAAALLRGAAYTPFDGAPPEQTGHAGVGSTYAHVTAPLRRLVDRFATEVCLALAAGREPDPAVRAALPELPGLMTASDRRTRSVERAAVDATEAWLLAGREGALFDAVVVDADGDRGTVVLAEPAIRARCVGAALEPGSRVRVRLTEADVARRSVRFEVVA comes from the coding sequence GTGACGGCCGCCGCGGGTTCCACGTGGAACGAGGACCGCGTCCCCCTCGCGGTGCCGCGCTGGCCCGAGGCCGCGCCCGCCGGGCCGGACTTCGCGGCCATCCGGGCGGAGTTCGACGTCCCCGGGGACTTCCCGCCCGAGGTGCTCGCCGAGGCCGAGCGGGTGGCGGCGGCGCTGCCGTTGCCCGACCTCGACGCCACCGACCTGCCGCTGGTCACCGTCGACCCGCCCGGCAGTCGTGACCTCGACCAGGCCGTGCACCTCGCCCGGGACGGCGGCGGCTACGTCGTCAGCTACGCGATCGCCGACGTCGGCGCGGTGGTCGCCCTCGGCGGCGCACTCGACGCCGAGGCCCGCCGCCGCGGCCAGACCCTCTACAGCCCCGACCGGCGCACGCCGCTGCACCCGCCGGTCCTGAGCGAGGGCGCGGCCAGCCTGCTGCCGGGTGAGGTCCGCGCCGCGGCGCTGTGGACCGTCCGGCTCGACGCCGACGGCGGGGTGCGCGCGGTCGACCTGCGCCGCGCCCGCGTCCGCAGCCGCGCCCGGCTCGCCTATCCCGACGTCCAGGCGCAGGCCGACGCCGGCACCCTGCCCGACGCGATCGCCCTCCTGCCGGAGGTCGGCCGGCTGCTCGAGCAGGGGGCGGCCGACCGCGGCGCCATCGAGCTCGGCACCCCCGAGCAGCAGGTGGTGCGCGGCCCCGACGGCGGCTGGACGCTGGTGGCCCGCGCCGACCTCCCCGTCGAGGGGTGGAACGCGCAGGTCTCGCTGCTGACCGGCCGGGTCGCGGCGCGGCTCATGCTCGACGGCGGCGTCGGCGTGCTCCGCACACTGCCGCCGGCCCGGCCGGAGGACGTCGCGCGCCTGCGCCGGCTGGCGCCGGCGCTCGGGGTCGACTGGCCGGCCGGGACCGGGGCGGGACGGGTCCTCGCCGGCCTCGACGTCGCCGACCCCCGCCACGCGGCGTTCCTCGAGGAGGCCGCCGCGCTGCTGCGCGGCGCCGCCTACACCCCGTTCGACGGCGCCCCGCCGGAGCAGACCGGCCACGCCGGGGTCGGCTCGACGTACGCGCACGTCACCGCGCCGCTGCGCCGGCTGGTCGACCGGTTCGCCACCGAGGTCTGCCTCGCGCTGGCCGCCGGCCGCGAGCCCGACCCCGCGGTGCGCGCCGCCCTGCCGGAGCTGCCCGGTCTCATGACCGCCTCCGACCGGCGCACCCGGTCGGTGGAGCGGGCCGCCGTCGACGCCACCGAGGCGTGGCTGCTCGCCGGCCGTGAGGGCGCGCTGTTCGACGCCGTCGTGGTCGACGCCGACGGTGACCGCGGCACCGTCGTCCTCGCCGAGCCGGCGATCCGCGCCCGCTGCGTCGGCGCCGCGCTGGAGCCCGGCTCCCGCGTGCGGGTCCGGCTCACCGAGGCCGACGTCGCCCGCCGGTCGGTGCGCTTCGAGGTCGTCGCGTGA
- a CDS encoding RNA-binding S4 domain-containing protein encodes MRTVELRPGEDSIRLGQLLKLVDAVPTGAQVKDVLVTGDVRVNGEPEDRRGRQVRRGDVVSIPGADDVRVA; translated from the coding sequence GTGCGCACCGTGGAACTGCGTCCCGGCGAGGACTCCATCCGCCTCGGGCAGCTGCTCAAGCTCGTCGACGCCGTCCCGACCGGCGCCCAGGTGAAGGACGTGCTGGTCACCGGCGACGTCCGGGTCAACGGGGAGCCCGAGGACCGTCGCGGCCGGCAGGTGCGCCGGGGCGACGTCGTCTCGATCCCCGGTGCCGACGACGTGCGCGTCGCGTGA
- a CDS encoding MOSC domain-containing protein, protein MRVQELWRYPVKSLQGERVGAADVGPEGLAGDRRWALFDRSTGFGLTARRHPDLLFASGRLRADGRAEVVLPDGTVTADDDVLSDWLGRPVTLRSADAERGPRQYENPAVVGDDAEYDWDAFEGARGAFHDSSRIRVSLVSTGTLGTWDRRRFRANVLLDGEGEDDLVGSAVRLGTAVLDVVKPVSRCVMVTRPQPGGIGRDTGVLKTVHRQRGGELAVGALVPVPGRVAVGDALARL, encoded by the coding sequence GTGCGGGTCCAGGAGCTGTGGCGCTACCCCGTCAAGTCGCTGCAGGGCGAGCGGGTCGGCGCCGCCGACGTCGGGCCGGAGGGTCTGGCGGGCGACCGCCGGTGGGCGCTGTTCGACCGGTCGACCGGCTTCGGCCTCACCGCCCGCCGCCACCCGGACCTGCTCTTCGCCTCCGGCCGGCTGCGCGCCGACGGCCGGGCCGAGGTGGTCCTCCCCGACGGCACGGTCACCGCCGACGACGACGTGCTGTCGGACTGGCTCGGCCGGCCGGTGACGCTGCGGTCGGCGGACGCCGAGCGCGGGCCGCGGCAGTACGAGAACCCGGCGGTGGTCGGGGACGACGCCGAGTACGACTGGGACGCCTTCGAGGGCGCCCGCGGCGCCTTCCACGACAGCTCGCGCATCCGCGTCTCGCTGGTCTCCACCGGCACGCTGGGGACCTGGGACCGGCGGCGGTTCCGGGCCAACGTGCTGCTCGACGGCGAGGGCGAGGACGACCTGGTCGGGTCGGCCGTGCGGCTGGGGACGGCGGTGCTCGACGTCGTCAAGCCGGTCAGCCGCTGCGTGATGGTGACCCGCCCGCAGCCCGGCGGCATCGGCCGCGACACCGGCGTCCTCAAGACCGTCCACCGGCAGCGCGGCGGCGAGCTGGCCGTCGGTGCGCTGGTGCCCGTGCCCGGCCGGGTGGCGGTCGGCGACGCGCTCGCGCGGCTCTGA
- a CDS encoding aldose 1-epimerase family protein yields the protein MTAWPTTEPAEVELVSGDARLAVDLRGGGLRALTVGGWDVLDGYPAGAVPAGRRGGVLLPWPNRLRDGQWTWEGKQLQLDVAAPGKPAAHGLVTWQSWSVLARHSDAVTVGTVVEARPGYPFRLAAAVDHALGNDRLTVTVRVRNAGDRPAPFGVGMHPYLSVGATDDGGIGDAELTVPAPTALDLDGGLPTGTRRPFDGAVGRIGERALDDAVTDLDRDDDGWARVRLRGAAGTLELAVDRAWPWLQVYSGDTLPEGQRRRSLAVEPMTCPPNALADGVDLVVLDPGESWAGTWTLSWTAAA from the coding sequence ATGACCGCCTGGCCGACCACCGAGCCGGCGGAGGTGGAGCTCGTGAGCGGCGACGCCCGCCTCGCCGTCGACCTGCGCGGGGGCGGGCTGCGCGCCCTGACCGTCGGCGGGTGGGACGTCCTCGACGGCTATCCGGCCGGCGCGGTGCCCGCCGGCCGGCGCGGCGGCGTCCTGCTGCCCTGGCCCAACCGGCTCCGCGACGGGCAGTGGACCTGGGAGGGGAAGCAGCTGCAGCTCGACGTCGCCGCGCCCGGCAAGCCCGCCGCGCACGGCCTGGTCACCTGGCAGTCGTGGTCGGTGCTCGCCCGTCACTCCGACGCCGTCACCGTCGGCACCGTCGTCGAGGCCCGGCCGGGCTATCCCTTCCGCCTCGCCGCGGCGGTCGACCACGCGCTCGGGAACGACCGGCTCACCGTCACCGTCCGGGTCCGCAACGCCGGCGACCGGCCCGCTCCGTTCGGCGTCGGCATGCACCCCTACCTCTCCGTCGGCGCCACGGACGACGGCGGGATCGGCGACGCCGAGCTCACCGTCCCGGCGCCCACCGCCCTCGACCTCGACGGCGGCCTGCCCACCGGCACCCGCCGGCCCTTCGACGGCGCCGTCGGCCGGATCGGCGAGCGCGCGCTCGACGACGCCGTCACCGACCTCGACCGCGACGACGACGGGTGGGCACGCGTCCGGCTGCGCGGCGCCGCCGGCACGCTCGAGCTCGCCGTCGACCGGGCCTGGCCGTGGCTGCAGGTCTACAGCGGCGACACGCTCCCCGAGGGGCAGCGGCGCCGCAGTCTCGCCGTCGAGCCGATGACCTGCCCGCCCAACGCGCTGGCCGACGGCGTCGACCTCGTCGTCCTCGACCCCGGCGAGAGCTGGGCGGGCACGTGGACGCTCTCGTGGACGGCGGCTGCCTGA
- a CDS encoding HNH endonuclease signature motif containing protein, whose amino-acid sequence MCSGDLGSGDVLDDVAALVAERNRIDATLARRVRAVELSQAPERDGLTSMASWLRGHCRLSAAEAARLVRNGRALAHLPALAEAHDAGLVSAEQVAAAARAVTPARLAAAAEQGVELAVIDAVVTGVAVEQPHGDLVQVVQRYCDDLDPDGPEPDPTEGRSLTLARHADGSLSIRGELDAVGGERLQAALEAHVQADRPAGDERTRAQRQGDALVQLCDNVLAAGGLPTLRGHRPQVAVVVKLEDLADPATGRGAAEMGSGAVISAARARWLACDGAVSRVVFGPDGAPLDLGHAHRLADRHLRRAAELRDGGCVFAGCGAPTHWCDVHHLVHWIDGGETSLENSALLCERHHTKVHHGFRVERRPDGRWHTWRPDGTEITPPAALVAA is encoded by the coding sequence GTGTGTTCGGGTGATCTGGGAAGCGGGGACGTCCTCGACGACGTCGCCGCACTCGTCGCCGAGCGCAACCGGATCGACGCCACCCTGGCCCGCCGGGTGCGCGCGGTGGAGTTGTCCCAGGCGCCCGAGCGCGACGGGCTGACGTCGATGGCCTCCTGGCTGCGCGGGCACTGCCGGCTGTCGGCCGCCGAGGCCGCACGGCTGGTGCGCAACGGGCGGGCGCTGGCGCACCTGCCCGCCCTCGCCGAGGCGCACGACGCCGGCCTGGTGTCCGCCGAGCAGGTCGCTGCCGCCGCCCGCGCGGTCACACCGGCGCGGCTGGCCGCAGCCGCGGAGCAGGGGGTGGAGCTGGCGGTGATCGACGCGGTGGTCACCGGGGTCGCGGTCGAGCAGCCCCACGGCGACCTGGTGCAGGTGGTGCAGCGCTACTGCGACGACCTCGACCCCGACGGCCCCGAACCCGACCCCACCGAGGGCCGCTCGCTGACGCTGGCCAGGCACGCCGACGGCAGCCTGTCGATCCGCGGCGAACTCGACGCCGTCGGCGGCGAGCGGCTGCAGGCGGCACTGGAGGCCCACGTGCAAGCCGACCGGCCCGCCGGGGACGAGCGCACCCGCGCCCAGCGGCAGGGCGACGCCCTGGTGCAGCTGTGCGACAACGTCCTCGCCGCCGGCGGCCTGCCCACCCTGCGCGGGCACAGGCCGCAGGTCGCCGTGGTGGTGAAGCTGGAGGACCTGGCCGACCCGGCCACCGGGCGGGGCGCCGCCGAGATGGGCTCCGGTGCGGTCATCTCCGCCGCCCGCGCCCGCTGGCTGGCCTGCGACGGCGCCGTCTCCCGCGTGGTGTTCGGCCCCGACGGCGCGCCGCTCGACCTCGGCCACGCACACCGCCTCGCCGACCGCCACCTGCGCCGCGCGGCCGAGCTGCGCGACGGGGGCTGCGTGTTCGCCGGCTGCGGAGCGCCCACGCACTGGTGCGACGTCCACCACCTCGTGCACTGGATCGACGGCGGCGAGACCTCACTGGAGAACTCAGCACTGTTGTGCGAACGGCACCACACCAAGGTCCACCACGGCTTCCGCGTCGAACGACGACCCGACGGCCGATGGCACACCTGGCGACCCGACGGCACCGAGATCACCCCACCCGCGGCGCTCGTCGCCGCGTGA
- a CDS encoding RNA polymerase sigma factor, whose protein sequence is MRPDELFEEAYRASGTAVLGYALRRSVSREDAYDVVAETFATAWRRRADLPAEPDEVRPWLFGIARRCLANTARGAERAGRLGARLGDALAGAEVPDPAVLHEHSTDRRRLTDALRQLSPEDRELVTLIAWEGLTPAQAATALGLAAGTARVRLHRARTRLRAALAPSADVEETSGAH, encoded by the coding sequence GTGCGCCCCGACGAGCTGTTCGAGGAGGCCTACCGCGCCTCCGGGACCGCCGTGCTCGGGTACGCGCTGCGACGGTCGGTCAGCCGCGAGGACGCCTACGACGTCGTGGCCGAGACCTTCGCCACCGCCTGGCGGCGGCGGGCCGACCTCCCCGCCGAGCCGGACGAGGTGCGGCCGTGGCTGTTCGGCATCGCCCGCCGGTGCCTGGCCAACACCGCGCGCGGCGCCGAGCGCGCCGGCCGCCTCGGGGCCCGGCTGGGCGACGCGCTGGCGGGCGCCGAGGTGCCCGACCCCGCGGTCCTCCACGAGCACTCGACCGACCGCCGGCGGCTGACCGACGCGCTCCGGCAGCTGTCCCCGGAGGACCGCGAGCTGGTGACGCTGATCGCCTGGGAGGGCCTGACCCCGGCCCAGGCCGCCACCGCCCTCGGGCTGGCCGCGGGCACCGCCCGCGTCCGGCTGCACCGCGCCCGCACCCGGCTGCGCGCCGCCCTCGCCCCCTCCGCCGACGTCGAGGAGACCTCCGGTGCTCACTGA
- a CDS encoding GNAT family N-acetyltransferase yields the protein MRLTAASWDDEEVQRLTAAQQAELRARYDGDTEPGTPPSASDVSVVLVARDADGTAVGCGALRALGDGAAEVKRMYVVPEARGRGVSRSVLRGLEAAARERGWTVLRLETGPRQPEAIALYEGAGYRPIPAFGGYVEEPDAGCSLYYERVLGPA from the coding sequence GTGAGGCTCACCGCGGCGTCGTGGGACGACGAGGAGGTGCAGCGGCTGACCGCCGCCCAGCAGGCGGAGCTGCGCGCCCGCTACGACGGCGACACCGAGCCGGGGACGCCGCCGTCGGCGTCCGACGTCAGCGTGGTGCTGGTGGCGCGGGACGCCGACGGCACTGCGGTCGGGTGCGGGGCGCTGCGGGCTCTCGGCGACGGCGCGGCCGAGGTCAAGCGCATGTACGTCGTGCCGGAGGCGCGCGGGCGGGGCGTGTCGAGGTCGGTGCTCCGCGGCCTCGAGGCGGCGGCCCGGGAGCGCGGGTGGACGGTGCTGCGGCTGGAGACCGGCCCGCGCCAACCCGAGGCGATCGCGCTGTACGAGGGCGCCGGCTACCGGCCGATCCCGGCGTTCGGCGGCTACGTCGAGGAGCCGGACGCCGGGTGCTCGCTGTACTACGAGCGGGTGCTCGGGCCGGCGTGA
- a CDS encoding TetR/AcrR family transcriptional regulator: MTTTEIVGGTGERRLTARQAQLLDQLTEVFLAEGFAGFTLEDLAVRLHCSKTTLYALAGSKEQLAVRVVRHFFRRATAAVETRTAGESDPARRVTAYLEAVAGELTPASRAFHQDLEAFPPGRAVYEHNTAAAAERVTAMIAEGIAAGRFREVHPGLVADTVTTLMSRIGRGDTARATGLDDATAYRELASLLLHGISR, encoded by the coding sequence GTGACGACGACGGAGATCGTGGGAGGGACCGGCGAGCGGCGGCTGACCGCGCGCCAGGCGCAGCTGCTCGACCAGCTCACCGAGGTGTTCCTCGCCGAGGGCTTCGCCGGGTTCACCCTCGAGGACCTCGCCGTCCGGCTGCACTGCTCGAAGACGACCTTGTACGCGCTGGCCGGCAGCAAGGAGCAGCTCGCCGTCCGCGTGGTGCGGCACTTCTTCCGCCGCGCGACGGCGGCCGTCGAGACGCGGACGGCCGGCGAGAGCGACCCGGCGCGGCGGGTCACCGCCTACCTGGAGGCCGTGGCCGGGGAGCTGACGCCGGCGTCGCGGGCCTTCCACCAGGACCTGGAGGCGTTCCCGCCGGGCCGGGCCGTCTACGAGCACAACACCGCGGCCGCCGCCGAGCGGGTCACCGCGATGATCGCCGAGGGCATCGCGGCCGGGCGGTTCCGGGAGGTGCACCCCGGACTCGTGGCCGACACGGTGACCACGCTGATGTCGCGCATCGGCCGGGGGGACACCGCCCGCGCCACCGGCCTGGACGACGCCACCGCCTACCGCGAGCTGGCGTCGCTGCTGCTGCACGGGATCAGCCGGTGA
- a CDS encoding acyl-CoA dehydrogenase family protein, translating into MAVDRELPTQEAADLIALTRDLADAELAPRAAAYEREERFPREVFATLGEVGLLGLPFGEDVGGGGQPYAVYLQVVEELAMRWASVALGVSVHTLACGPVDRFGTPQQREEWLPEMVGGRLLGAYCLSEAHAGSDPAAMRARAVRDGEGWVASGEKAWVTHGGHADFYSTFLRTPDDGDRAISCFHLTPDLAGFAPAPPEQKMGLTGSTTAAVRLDDVAVPAGRMVGEPGRGLAIALSALDSGRLGVGAVAVGLAQSALDVAVAYALEREAFGRRIVDHQGVAFLLADMAAAVESARATYLVAARRKDAGKPYSRQASIAKLVATDAAMKVTTDAVQVLGGAGYTRDHPAERYMREAKVMQIFEGTNQIQRMVIGKHLAREATPANG; encoded by the coding sequence GTGGCCGTCGACCGAGAGCTGCCCACCCAGGAGGCCGCCGACCTGATCGCGCTCACCCGCGACCTGGCCGACGCCGAGCTGGCGCCCCGGGCGGCCGCGTACGAGCGCGAGGAGCGCTTCCCCCGGGAGGTCTTCGCCACGCTCGGCGAGGTCGGCCTGCTCGGCCTGCCCTTCGGCGAGGACGTCGGCGGCGGCGGGCAGCCCTACGCCGTCTACCTGCAGGTCGTCGAGGAACTGGCGATGCGGTGGGCCAGCGTGGCCCTCGGCGTCAGCGTGCACACCCTCGCCTGCGGGCCGGTGGACCGGTTCGGCACCCCGCAGCAGCGGGAGGAGTGGCTGCCCGAGATGGTCGGCGGCCGCCTGCTCGGCGCCTACTGCCTGTCCGAGGCCCACGCCGGCTCCGACCCCGCGGCCATGCGCGCCCGCGCCGTCCGCGACGGCGAGGGCTGGGTCGCCTCGGGTGAGAAGGCGTGGGTCACCCATGGCGGGCACGCCGACTTCTACTCCACCTTCCTGCGCACCCCCGACGACGGCGACCGCGCCATCTCCTGCTTCCACCTCACCCCCGACCTCGCCGGCTTCGCCCCCGCGCCGCCCGAGCAGAAGATGGGCCTCACCGGCTCCACGACGGCGGCCGTCCGCCTCGACGACGTCGCGGTGCCGGCCGGCCGGATGGTGGGCGAGCCGGGCCGCGGCCTGGCCATCGCCCTGTCGGCGCTGGACTCCGGGCGGCTCGGGGTCGGCGCGGTCGCCGTCGGCCTGGCGCAGTCGGCCCTCGACGTCGCCGTCGCCTACGCCCTCGAGCGGGAGGCCTTCGGCCGGCGCATCGTCGACCATCAGGGCGTGGCCTTCCTGCTCGCCGACATGGCCGCCGCGGTGGAGTCCGCCCGCGCCACCTACCTGGTCGCCGCCCGCCGCAAGGACGCCGGCAAGCCGTACTCGCGGCAGGCCAGCATCGCCAAGCTCGTCGCCACCGACGCCGCCATGAAGGTGACCACCGACGCCGTGCAGGTGCTCGGCGGCGCCGGTTACACCCGTGACCACCCCGCCGAGCGCTACATGCGCGAGGCCAAGGTCATGCAGATCTTCGAGGGCACCAACCAGATCCAGCGGATGGTGATCGGCAAGCACCTGGCGAGGGAGGCCACCCCCGCCAACGGCTGA
- a CDS encoding DUF1707 SHOCT-like domain-containing protein, producing the protein MPEPHLRAGDADRAAVVTRLDESLADGRLGLAEYEERSARAHAAVTYGDLAALTADLPRPSRPEPRPVARAVYGGAWHGAWGHGTWGHGGPGADLRAAWTSWLVTGVLVVGIWLVSMLGTGDLQYPWPVWVVGPWGVVLLARTIGERRRAGLRS; encoded by the coding sequence ATGCCCGAGCCGCACCTGCGCGCCGGAGACGCCGACCGCGCCGCCGTCGTCACCCGCCTGGACGAGTCGCTGGCCGACGGCCGGCTGGGCCTGGCGGAGTACGAGGAGCGTTCGGCCCGCGCGCACGCCGCCGTCACGTACGGCGACCTGGCCGCGCTCACCGCGGACCTCCCCCGCCCGTCCCGCCCGGAGCCCCGCCCGGTCGCCCGGGCCGTGTACGGCGGCGCCTGGCACGGCGCGTGGGGGCACGGCACGTGGGGGCACGGCGGCCCGGGCGCGGACCTGCGCGCGGCCTGGACCAGCTGGCTGGTGACCGGGGTGCTCGTCGTCGGGATCTGGCTGGTCTCGATGCTGGGCACCGGGGACCTCCAGTACCCCTGGCCGGTGTGGGTGGTCGGGCCGTGGGGCGTCGTCCTGCTGGCCCGCACGATCGGCGAGCGGCGCCGCGCCGGGCTGCGCTCCTGA
- a CDS encoding nuclear transport factor 2 family protein, translating to MHTLTERFTAALRHLDAERDPQPLVDLTGEDAELVKLNQDHEAHGPDGARRFWEDYRNVFGDLETTFTSSTVGERTAALEWESRGTLRSGKPFTYRGVTVIEGDGSDDGLLTGVRTYYDSAAFLQETAGTA from the coding sequence GTGCACACGCTCACCGAGCGCTTCACCGCCGCGCTGCGCCACCTCGACGCCGAGCGTGACCCGCAGCCCCTGGTCGACCTGACCGGCGAGGACGCCGAGCTCGTGAAGCTCAACCAGGACCACGAGGCCCACGGCCCGGACGGCGCCCGCCGGTTCTGGGAGGACTACCGCAACGTCTTCGGCGACCTGGAGACGACGTTCACCTCGAGCACCGTCGGCGAGCGGACGGCCGCGCTGGAGTGGGAGTCGCGCGGCACGCTGCGCAGCGGGAAGCCGTTCACCTACCGCGGCGTCACCGTCATCGAGGGCGACGGCTCCGACGACGGCCTGCTCACCGGGGTGCGCACCTACTACGACTCCGCCGCCTTCCTCCAGGAGACGGCCGGCACCGCCTAG